A genomic stretch from Etheostoma cragini isolate CJK2018 chromosome 8, CSU_Ecrag_1.0, whole genome shotgun sequence includes:
- the snx22 gene encoding sorting nexin-22, whose product MIEVSIPSLEREVDESGKLRKLFRVEVLFHGRKHYVLRRSSEFQTLHRKLRKITQTPDFPSKRNPHLRIKPVEQRRQELEDYIQDMIYQDEDVPQVLLDFLHVKHFHTGIKKSSMESVDDLDSQDYSYPLPNQPVLGFFQDPYLSDCTSDLPDIVVDGVLQGFYPRDVRVSFTAPIFTESDPTTSIEA is encoded by the exons ATGATTGAAGTATCGATACCGTCTCTGGAGAGGGAAGTGGATGAGTCGGGGAAGCTCAGAAAG CTTTTCAGAGTGGAAGTCTTGTTTCACGGAAGGAAACATTATGTGCTCAGAAGAAGCAGCGAATTCCAGACTCTCCACagaaaa CTCAGGAAGATCACCCAGACTCCAGATTTCCCGAGCAAAAGGAACCCCCATCTGAGGATCAAACCAGTGGAGCAGAGGAGGCAGGAGCTGGAAGACTACATCCAG GATATGATCTATCAAGACGAAGACGTGCCACAGGTTCTGCTGGACTTCCTCCATGTGAAACACTTTCACACAGGGATCAAGAAGAGCAGCATGGA ATCAGTTGATGATTTGGACAGTCAGGATTACAG TTATCCGTTACCAAATCAGCCAGTGTTGGGATTTTTTCAGGATCCTTATCTCTCTGACTGTACATCAG ATCTCCCAGATATTGTTGTGGATGGGGTTCTTCAGGGTTTTTATCCCCGGGACGTCCGGGTCAGCTTCACCGCCCCCATTTTCACTGAGTCTGACCCCACCACCTCTATAGAGGCCTAA